CTTGCAAATGTATattataatcactaggaatagtTGGTTTTCATACTCTAATAGATCtccttaatgttgcatcaacattttcttggggatcatgttgttcagttggttgttcatcattttcaggaatttgatgatCTACTGAATTATCAGCAACAGGTTATGGAATGTCAATCATTTGTTGAGACTCTATATGAATTACAACTAATCTTTCACTTAACGTGGAAGGTTGAGACactatataatcaatttcataACCTAAGTCCCTCAATTGATCACTCCTACTGATCAAgttattttcaagaaacttgagatttcttgattccacaatcctaatAATATGATAAGGATAGtaaaacctataacctttagacctttTTGGCATATCCAGTGAAATATCCACTAATAGTCCTCGGGCAAGTTGCTTCTCTTATGGGTTATATTTTCTCACCTCAAACAAACAACCTCAAACAcgcatatgtttcaaactcagtttccaacctttaaacaactcaaaaggtgtcttttgGGACAACCTTGGTTGgaacataatttaatatatataccgTCATTTTTAGTGCTTCAGCCCACaaggatttaggaagattggagtTGCTAAGCATACCTCGTACCATGTCCAATAATGTTCGATTCCTTTTTTCTGCCCCACCATTCTGATTTAGAGAACTAGACATAGTGTACTAGGCAACAATctcatgttcttggagaaattttGCAAAAGGAAAAGGTGTTTCTACATTCTCAGTATATCTGCCATAATATTTTTCAACTCTATCTtatctcactatttttatttgcttgtcACGTTGATTCTCAACTTCAACCTTAAATACTTtgaaggcatccaatgcttcatttttgttatgaagcaaataaGCATTCATATATTGTgcataatcatctataaaggtgataaaatatttctgaccatgtgcatccatatctggacaacaaatatcagtctgaattatttttaatatgttagaACTCCTATTAGTacctttcttagacatgttggtcTGCTTACCGTTAATGCAGTCCCCACACAAGTCTTAAAGTCAACAAAATCTAGTGTATTGAGTACCCTATCTTTTactaaccttttaatcctcTCAGTAGAGATATGTCCTAATATCTGGTGCTATAACATAgaggaattctcattaatattacatctTTTAATACCAATTTGAACATGCATTGAACTATAAGTGACATCAGTTTGTATACCAAGAACATAAAGACCATCAAACAAGATATCATTCCcaacacattcaaaattataaagtaaCTCAAACGATGTATCTTTAAAATTGAAGGAATATCCAAAAGGTACTAGTTTGGAGCCagaaatcaagtttcaagaaaaaAGTGGCACATAAAAGGTCttttctaatttcaaaataaagccactacttaaagtTAAAATGCAAGTTCTAATAGCCTCCACAGGTAAGCCTAGGTTATTGCCTGATAAAATGTTTTGTTCACTTTCCACTAgtttccttaggttttgcataccctgtaaagaatatgaattataaatctagaatcaatccaccaggtgttaatattaacactagccatattagattcataacatactaatgagattgatttacctttcttctcaagtCATTTATGGAATCTGGggcaatttttctttatttgtctcTTCTTCTTACAAAAGAAACCCTTTGTCACCTTCTTAATATCAACTTGAGGTGGTATTTTACCGTTCGCCTTCTGATTAGCTTGAGACTTAGTTAGCAATGCACTCTCACCCATCTCCATTACAAGCATTTCTTCTTCCTGAATGcacatggtcattaattcattgataaGTCATTTgtccttatgtgtgttgtaggaaatcttaaacGGCCTATATTCCGACGGAAGGGTGTTTAGAATGAAATGCACCAGGAAGGACTCAGACATATCAACCTCAAGTTTCTTAAGTAGAGTTGAAATATCGCGCATTTGCATTATGTACTCACGCACACCTTTCACACTGGTGAGCCAAAGAAAGGAGAACTTCATGATCAGGGTGTTTGCTAAAGTCTTATCTGAAGTGATGAACTGGTCATCAATAGCCTTAAGTAAGTCTTAGACCTTTTCATGTTGGTTGACAAAACCATGTATCCCTACTGAGATTTAGGTCTTAATGAGCATCACGTTGAGTCGGATGGATCATTCCTACCGCTCATATAGCGTAGCAGTAGCTGTGCtacttttattattgattataggtggttcgtctttccttatagcatagtctaTGTCTATCCATCCCAATTGGAGAAAAATTCTCTCcttccatatcttatagttatctTCTTTGAGTTCGGGAGCATCATATTGAATATCAGAAAACCTAACAATTTAAGAagctacaaaaattcaaaggcctatgtcaaaatttgaggcatattaatcttaattgtatgttttaccaatgtaaacataccaGAAAATCGAATattgtgacataaaaattgtctatgggctaaatttttaattcaataagataCAATTAAACtttatgatagaataatcaaattacatattcaaattcatgttttacgagtacaacatgaaaataatttgattttttatcgcaaatatttactttatgataaaactaacaaattataCATACCTCATGATCCCTATGGATaaaccatgaaaaataatatgacattttatcctaattaataatacaaatataataaaaattcctatgggataaaattcattatataaagtataattaatcacaatattatgtctaattccttatatgatctataaacaacttaatatataattttaatcaaattataaatgttgtGACTAATCCATAATTactcaaaattataaagatcacttacacataaaacttaatcatacgagaataaatcatattatgcacttcaagatcaagatataatacaatgataaataaaattctcatatatataattgtataattaaaacataatattatgcatttgattttatatatatatatatatagagagagagagagaaagagaataaaCTTTTTCAGAATATAttcatacataaaataaatcaaaaactgcacaaattaaaaaagtgaACAGAAATGCATAAGCATATAAGATACAGGAAAACAAATAAGTATTAAAGAACCTTAAATGGCAAGATGGCTCATGCAAATTTCCATAAATAGCagaaaacaagaaaatcaatcaaaataataatttttaatcttattttttaacaaatgagGCTCCAAACACCAAAAAcgaaattagataaaaaaaacaccaaaaatcAAAAATGGAAAAGGTAGAGACTACTGCGGCTCCGATACCAAATGCAAAACTAAAATATCAAACTTTTGATgttacaaaacaataaaaatgaatacaCATGTCATTAACATGATGGTGTATTAGAcgaaaatgaaatatgtgagcTAAGGTACCAAACACAAGTATTATATATAGACATTTTaccattaaaaatgtatttaatagcGATTATCACAAATTAGTGGTATTTATCACCCAttagtaattatttaatatttgacttTTCAACTTCAAAACCATGAAACACTTCACCTTCTAAAACATAGAGaccaattttaacaaaattagtaTAGGCTGGTGTTGAGTTGGTGTCAAAGATGCTGAAACTGAATAAGGCACAGACGATTCTTCTGGTAATGGCTTAACTAGATTCTCGTGATCAATCAAACCTGGGCCTAGAGTTTCACATAACAGCGGAACTGTAACCTCCTGAAGCTTAATTCGTTTGGATCTTTGGACCACTAaatcttttcccttttcttcatcatcttcataACTAGGATTATATCATCTATTTGGGAATCTAGTTTTGAATTGACTACCTTCTGTTTCCTTCATATACAGAATATCAATGTCATTTTCTTCAACAAGTAATCCTTTCATATTGCCACCAACTTTCTTTATATCCTCATGGTTCATTCCTGCTTCTCTAAGAAAACCTTCTGCAACTATGTGCCTATGGGGATATCGAGCAAGAACAAATTTTTGgaagaagtaaaaaaatgtCACAGCAAAAAATAACATAGCCGCAGCAGTAGCTGCCACTACTATTGCAATTGTTTGACTTGGGGTCGACATTGATTAGTTTGGAGGTTGAATGATTCATGTGATTTGTGTTGAGGCTCTATTGGACCTTTAGGTGATCAAAGGCAAGAGACACATCAACAATGGATAGTAGGTTGAAACATTATAGAGAAAGAACTAAGTAGTACGAAAATAGAATAAGAACggttggatgaaaaaaaaaaacgcatgatggtaaaatttaaaagaaatgaacatAGTATGTTGTAGAATTTTGTAAAAcatctttcatttcaaattttcgATGTTTCTAACTAGTAAATAGGGAGAAATTATCAGGATAAATAATTTCTCCTAACTAGGACCGCCGATAATTTCAAAGTGACAGTTGTCAGCTTTGTATTAAGCTCTTTGTGAGGGCCTATGGCATGTCAATAGGGGCATAAATTGCCATCACAAATGTCAATTCATAATTGATGCCAAATGAGATCATACATAAGTCAGACAATTTTTTGATGGTGGAGTATAATTgttccttttgtttgtttatggtGGGTGTGGGTGTAATGGTGGGACTGTACCACCTCGAGATCTATTGCCATTGGAAATTAGGTACAAAATTGATTACCTTACTGTTGATATATTATAATGCTTCTTTGAATGATAATATTTGTTATGCTTTGTTGGTCAGAATGATGCTGGTTCTGAAAATTGTAACTTGGAAGGTAACAATATTGCAGCAGCTGCTGCATTGGGTAATAAGCTTTTGAAGGACTTTGAGTGCTACTTGTTTGTCGTACTGACGGTCGGTTGTGCTCACTGAGATTCGATTGAAAACTCGCATCTTCAAAGTATTGTGGTGAGTCCTTTTTGGTAGGTTGcaaaatattaatgagaattatTCCGTGTAACTGAGTTGAAAGCACTGAGTTTGTGGAAAaagatttgatttaattttcacaATTGAGAAAGAATGAAAAGTTTAAGTGTGAATAAATTGACTCACTCAAACGGCTGAAACATGCGGAAATACCTCGAGATTTACAGAGAAGACAAAAATGCTAATTATGTAGTTAAAAAATATGCTAATGAgaattcaataataattaatggaaAGTGCCATCCAGTTTGGACTCACTTGCGAGCTTATGAGCGGCaagattatttaaattactttgcAATAATgggaattgattaataacccaGGCCTAGTTCTTCTCCTCTTTTTTATGTAATGAAAAGTTTTGGCCTTTTAAGAATAGGAAACAGCAAAAATACAAGGAAAACTTTCCCACTATCGGAAGGAGGGCGTTGATAAAATCTTTTCATTCAAGATTGTATCATCTTCCTCGTGATTTTCCCTAAAAACTTTCAAGACTGACTCCATTattcttccaatttttttaatgttgagcATGGCATGCATGATGCATTGCtctagtttagttttttttattattcaatttttacaaGATTCAGACACTTtagaaagttaaaataaaaccaaaaccGGTGAAGAACGAATAAAATAGAATGAGgtatttatgtaaaattgttAGATGGATGgaggtaaaagaaaaaaaaatagaatgaaaatttaataagaataagataataatttttgaattattggagaaataaatttttaagagaTGAAAAcaagtattatattttttttagaaacaaatattacatgttaaaaacatcttgtttttatttattattttttaaaattagaatgaGTATATTTTCCTGTCTCAGTTGGAGAGATTTCTTTCTATATATAAACtttacagtattttttttttaattttctcctGGTTTTAGGAATGTTTTTTATGTGTGTTTAATTTCATGTTATAGATttgattttaagtttaaaattaattttagataaattttcaCGGATTTAGTTTTATGTTGAAAAATCGATCAGAATTCATTATGAATCTAAGcaattttggattatttttaagttggataaaaaataatttttacttctaatttatttttataataaaaatattcaaacataaaattacattattttaaactcaattttaactaaaattaattttataaaataaattctaaacaAGACTAAGAGAagcacttttaatttttgttttctttgtcttaatcaaacaaaaaaagatttatttattaattagttaaattaattatgagttAGATGTTCCTACTTTTGATTTTTAAGGTTATTACAAATAGATTaggaaatatttattagaactAAAAATTGTTGGTCAAAATAACGccctattttataaattattgataaatttccTCTGTACATAATACATAGCAAGATCAGGAGACCAAGTAGAGGCCAAAAAATTAGTGATTCTGACATTAGCTTTTCTGATTCCTAAGGTATAGAGATTGGTGAACAAATGCAAAATACACTACATACTTTGATATGAACACTAGTGTAGGCAAAATTGGAGACATAGCACACTACTACTCAATCTCTGATCACAATCTAGCCTTCTTTGAGGATAATGGTGAGAGTAATGATGATGAGGATGATGATGGAGGATCGCATGGAAGAGACACTGGTGAGCATGTTGCAGTTAGAGGTGGACTGCAATCAATTGACCTCATTCTTTTGTTAGATATTTTCTCCCCTTCCTTCACTTTCCCTTTCATGATGAAATCTTTTAAGCGTCTTACATCAGACAATTTGACTGGCTTCAACAGAAAATCCTCTGCTCCTTCCTCCAGGCACCTGCCAATATGAATGAACTGTTAAGAAACATGCCTAGAGGAAATACTCGTTACCAAATAGAAGCACACATTATTGCTAGGTGTAgaatatgataatattttaataaaatttgatatatttctTAGAATCTTAGCATGTGAATTTAGGCCTAACTCAATCCCCAAAAGGGGTAAGAGTTGTCCCtcatttatatattctaatttgattttatttttagtcgatGTGAAACTTGAGTTTTTCCCAACAATATTACCAATAGGTTTATATCACCAAAAATGCTTAATATAACAATACAaatgcatataatttttggtagaatGGCAAGTTTGGTTCACTAATTAGAACACTTACACATGATTGGCAACGAAACAGAGCATCAGAGAATTTATGACACAACCCTCCTTAACTTAGGTAAAGGATTTTGTCTGTGTTTTGTTGAGGGAAGGGGGACTTATTTTGGAAATTTTGATAAGAAATTTGGTTACTATTTAATATTGGAAAAGCACAATAATACGCAAACACTTCACGCTTGTATCCCTAATCCCTATTATGATTTATGATGGGTTAGTGGCTTCCTGCATGATTATTATCAATCATGGCATACCCAATCAAGGTGCCAGCTTATGCCCGAGTGGCTATCAAAGATTTCTAAGGAACAAAGCACTCTTGCCTccatattatgattattatcatTTCAATATTCCGGATCTACACAGAAGTTTATTTTCTGATTTGGCAAGGGACAGGTACATGTTTAGTGGTAACTATTTCGGTTAGAATAAGGCTAATAGACAGGACTCCTCAACCATGTCCAAATTCGCATCTTATTCAGATTGTATGCAATACGATGGTAGATCTCAACTTCCATGAGACATTTGATGCCTTAATCTAGTCGGTTAACAAACACGATCGACAAACAACATCCAAATTGTAATTGTTAccataattaagaaattatttcaagagttcttagaaaaaccaatgttctTCCTAAGATTCCATTAGATCCAACAAGTGTAAACTAATCAAGAGCATACCTATCAATTCGGGTCAAAACATTCTCCGATGACATGATCACCACCGGAATCTCTCTAAACACAGAAGACTCCTGCTGAAATTAACACAAGAAAGTATAATTAAGAATCAACTTCCTCCTAGTTCACAATTTAAATGGCAACTTCAAACCCAACCAAAAAGGCAGAAAAACACACTAGACCTCTGCCCAACTAATTAATTCAGGAAGCTCAACAACACAGACACTAGCAGTCATCAATCCTCACACAAAAAAAACTATCCTAATATCACTAAAAcccttaaaagataaaaagtaaaatcaaataCACAACTACACACCTTGATTTTCTTGAGTAATTCATATCCAGTCATCCCCGGCATGGAATAATCCGTCATTATGAGATTAACCTTAACACTCTGTAACCACAACcaagcaaacaaacaaaataagcaCCAA
This genomic interval from Glycine max cultivar Williams 82 chromosome 5, Glycine_max_v4.0, whole genome shotgun sequence contains the following:
- the LOC100527518 gene encoding uncharacterized protein isoform X1, with the protein product MAITGEIFRQSIKEMLEESPSGAPELQVLAVDDSLVDRKVIERLLRISSCKVTVVESGTRALQYLGLDGGNSSLGFDSVKVNLIMTDYSMPGMTGYELLKKIKESSVFREIPVVIMSSENVLTRIDRCLEEGAEDFLLKPVKLSDVRRLKDFIMKGKVKEGEKISNKRMRSIDCSPPLTATCSPVSLPCDPPSSSSSSLLSPLSSKKARL
- the LOC100527518 gene encoding uncharacterized protein LOC100527518 (The RefSeq protein has 1 substitution compared to this genomic sequence) translates to MTITGEIFRQSIKEMLEESPSGAPELQVLAVDDSLVDRKVIERLLRISSCKVTVVESGTRALQYLGLDGGNSSLGFDSVKVNLIMTDYSMPGMTGYELLKKIKQESSVFREIPVVIMSSENVLTRIDRCLEEGAEDFLLKPVKLSDVRRLKDFIMKGKVKEGEKISNKRMRSIDCSPPLTATCSPVSLPCDPPSSSSSSLLSPLSSKKARL
- the LOC121174944 gene encoding uncharacterized protein isoform X2, coding for MNAKVMLLEFPFLEKMVAEEKEVAVAEVEILNGLYSDGRVFRMKCTRKDSDISTSSFLSRVEISRICIMYSRTPFTLVSQRKENFMIRVFAKVLSEVMNWSSIALK